From a single Bacillus sp. NEB1478 genomic region:
- a CDS encoding FAD-dependent oxidoreductase, translating to MPKYQSVTRNEESEVVVVGAGISGITTAYLLAKEGRKVILIDAGKIMNGTTGHTTAKITSQHGLIYSKLITHLGIDRAKKYYQSNEFAGRFIHDLVKEKNIHCNYEPHDAYLYADTEEGVKKLEKEALAYEHLEIDGDLIKNIPFDIQHKKALVMRNQAHFHPLKYLTALVNELENLGVKMYENTTAADIQESKSDKKATVITENGHEIKANFVVCCTHFPFFDGMGFYFTRMMAERSYVLAVKTKDKFPEGMYLSVDDTVRSYRTILQDGEKIVLIGGESHQTGQGIPTHLHYEALLKEAKKTLNVERVLSRWSAQDLITLDKVPFIGKLTHKHDHIFVATGFKKWGMTTGTLAAHIIRDYILDRENEYAELYKPQRFQADPSDLKQFIKENADVAKHFVSGKLDKPAKHPQSLKKGEGGSVTLEGERCGGFRDANGELHIVDTKCTHLGCEVEWNSGDRTWDCPCHGSRFTYDGAVVEGPAKKPLKKINLN from the coding sequence ATGCCGAAATATCAATCAGTAACCAGAAATGAAGAATCAGAAGTAGTGGTTGTAGGTGCTGGAATTTCAGGAATTACAACCGCTTATTTACTTGCAAAAGAAGGTCGGAAAGTCATTCTGATCGATGCTGGGAAAATCATGAACGGGACAACCGGACATACAACGGCAAAAATTACGTCCCAGCATGGTCTTATTTACAGTAAACTCATCACACATCTCGGCATTGACCGAGCGAAAAAATATTATCAATCCAATGAATTTGCTGGTCGATTTATTCATGATCTGGTTAAGGAAAAGAACATACATTGCAACTATGAACCTCACGATGCTTATCTTTATGCCGATACCGAAGAAGGTGTAAAAAAATTAGAAAAAGAAGCATTAGCATATGAACATTTGGAGATAGATGGAGATTTAATTAAAAACATTCCATTTGATATTCAACATAAAAAAGCTCTCGTTATGAGGAACCAGGCACATTTTCACCCGCTAAAATATTTAACAGCATTAGTAAATGAACTAGAAAACCTTGGAGTAAAAATGTATGAAAACACTACCGCAGCAGATATACAAGAAAGCAAAAGTGATAAAAAAGCGACTGTTATAACCGAAAATGGTCATGAAATAAAAGCTAACTTCGTTGTTTGCTGCACTCACTTTCCTTTTTTTGATGGAATGGGCTTTTATTTCACTAGAATGATGGCAGAACGTTCTTATGTCTTAGCGGTTAAAACGAAAGATAAATTTCCTGAAGGGATGTATTTAAGTGTTGATGATACAGTCCGCTCGTATCGAACCATATTACAAGATGGTGAAAAAATTGTACTCATAGGCGGCGAAAGTCATCAAACCGGGCAAGGTATTCCGACTCACCTCCATTATGAGGCATTATTAAAAGAAGCCAAGAAAACATTAAATGTAGAAAGAGTATTATCTCGCTGGTCTGCACAAGATCTCATAACTCTCGATAAAGTACCTTTTATCGGAAAACTCACTCATAAACATGATCATATTTTCGTGGCTACAGGATTTAAAAAATGGGGAATGACAACAGGAACTTTAGCTGCCCATATTATTCGCGATTATATTTTAGATCGGGAAAATGAGTATGCCGAATTATATAAACCACAACGTTTTCAAGCTGATCCATCAGATCTGAAACAGTTTATAAAAGAAAATGCTGATGTAGCAAAACACTTTGTGTCAGGTAAATTGGATAAACCAGCCAAACATCCACAAAGTCTTAAAAAGGGAGAAGGCGGTTCAGTAACCTTAGAAGGAGAAAGATGCGGCGGTTTTCGAGATGCTAATGGAGAACTTCACATAGTCGATACGAAATGTACTCATTTAGGTTGTGAAGTTGAATGGAACAGTGGTGATCGTACTTGGGACTGTCCATGCCATGGATCTCGTTTTACCTATGATGGAGCAGTAGTTGAAGGACCCGCGAAAAAGCCGCTAAAAAAGATAAACTTAAATTGA
- a CDS encoding oligosaccharide flippase family protein produces MKLFFRGVLLLAAAALIGESLELLVNIILAKQLGEHGLGHYMSIFPTVILIIIIASLELPISISKFIAEKDEKLHYSMLKHATALTVIITIAMVAIAIIVLPFVSVFNSYHPLVRWLMVALIPMISFTSIARGYFMGKQQMGKLAISNLFRKFAQLILLTAIYQLFSFDKETAILIALATFVGSEFIVLVYLFTAYWLQYGKMKSKTNQMMSSRVVTKSLMAVTVPTTGLRLFHAVTNAVQPFLIKYALSATGLSDVAATEQFGLLAGVAIAIGFFPAFIAHSLLVVLIPTVSEATAKKDVEKLKILLRRVMWITAAYGFPVVIFFLLFSEKLTILFFHSSSAATYLELLWPSFLFTFFLIPLQAYLIGLGLINTAFIQSVWSTLISFSLMYFLGSRPSFGMHGIIIGMNAGSVLLMLLHYLSVCKAIGITTWLGPKNEFHY; encoded by the coding sequence ATGAAACTATTCTTTCGTGGAGTTTTATTACTCGCAGCTGCTGCACTTATTGGTGAAAGTTTGGAACTATTAGTAAATATAATTCTTGCTAAACAGCTTGGAGAACATGGATTGGGACACTATATGTCGATCTTTCCAACGGTAATATTGATCATTATTATAGCTAGCCTGGAGTTGCCTATTTCCATTTCAAAATTTATTGCGGAAAAGGACGAAAAACTGCATTATAGTATGTTAAAACACGCAACAGCTTTAACGGTTATCATCACTATAGCAATGGTTGCAATCGCGATAATAGTGCTTCCTTTTGTTTCTGTTTTTAACAGTTACCATCCCTTGGTAAGATGGTTAATGGTAGCTCTCATTCCTATGATATCTTTCACATCTATTGCACGAGGGTATTTTATGGGAAAGCAGCAAATGGGGAAACTGGCTATTTCAAACCTTTTTCGAAAATTTGCTCAACTAATCTTATTAACAGCAATTTATCAGCTATTTTCATTTGATAAAGAGACAGCAATCTTAATTGCGTTAGCAACTTTCGTTGGAAGTGAATTTATAGTTCTTGTCTATTTGTTTACTGCTTATTGGCTTCAGTATGGAAAGATGAAATCTAAGACGAACCAAATGATGAGCAGCCGAGTAGTCACTAAAAGCTTAATGGCGGTTACCGTACCAACAACCGGACTTCGTCTTTTCCACGCTGTTACAAATGCGGTTCAGCCATTCCTTATCAAATATGCTCTATCAGCTACAGGTTTGTCTGATGTAGCGGCTACTGAACAATTTGGATTATTAGCAGGTGTAGCAATTGCGATTGGTTTTTTTCCAGCATTTATTGCACATTCACTACTTGTTGTATTAATTCCAACTGTCTCGGAAGCTACTGCTAAAAAAGACGTTGAAAAATTAAAGATACTGCTTAGGAGAGTCATGTGGATTACGGCTGCTTATGGATTCCCTGTTGTTATTTTTTTTCTTTTATTTTCTGAAAAGTTAACAATACTTTTCTTTCATTCTTCATCTGCAGCTACTTATTTGGAATTACTTTGGCCGAGCTTTTTATTTACCTTCTTTTTAATCCCGTTGCAAGCTTATTTAATTGGTCTTGGTTTAATTAACACTGCGTTTATTCAATCGGTTTGGTCGACGTTAATTTCATTCAGTCTCATGTATTTTTTAGGCTCACGTCCATCATTTGGTATGCACGGCATTATTATTGGAATGAATGCGGGATCTGTTTTATTGATGCTGCTCCATTATTTATCTGTATGTAAAGCGATTGGAATTACAACCTGGCTGGGGCCCAAAAATGAATTTCATTATTAA
- a CDS encoding ABC transporter ATP-binding protein: MNQAAVKQKNRDGRRVLAFLKPHKNWVFADAFVIAISQVFSALIPTLAMGWLIDTILPDESNKLLWGLMWLLIFAAVADLILMVIDEYFCHQVAKTVTNWQKLRLFKHLQLLPFSFYQNNQSGEMMARVSDDPDTLHNFLAWEGSTFMASVQGVVLYSFVLLWIHPYLMITSVVLGIIFYLTSNAVGQRTRQASANARKEASRYLERLRESVTGIHLSRVLGVSDGEVESVAEIRRSFIKESRYELKARMQSIVVIGSYNGLALAVVYGLSAYLIWNNKLSTGEMLTAAGLVAIAANEMQRMLRNWLSVRRTGPALDRSELLLSEKTSQAETEKGIILPELDGSIELKNVSFGYPEKDEKVLKGLSFSVKSGEAIALVGPSGSGKSTIVDLLLRFYEPDCGSIHLDGVDISTIDAGWLRSQIAIVSQDVQLRNGTLADNLRIAKPEATDEELLSAVFDSGLGEFIQSLPDGLNTSVGERGSLLSGGQKQRLSLARALVKDASILVLDEASSALDPITEVQVNQAISNRKSKQTVFIISHRLSTVLAANRIVVIENGKMIEEGNHDMLLESENGVYSRLFKREAEIGTQAFSN, translated from the coding sequence ATGAACCAAGCTGCTGTAAAGCAAAAAAACCGTGACGGCAGACGCGTTCTTGCCTTTTTAAAACCTCATAAGAACTGGGTTTTCGCAGATGCGTTCGTAATAGCAATCAGCCAAGTGTTTTCAGCCCTTATTCCTACACTTGCAATGGGCTGGCTTATTGATACAATCTTACCTGACGAATCTAACAAACTATTATGGGGTCTGATGTGGCTGCTCATATTTGCTGCAGTTGCGGATTTAATACTGATGGTAATTGATGAATACTTTTGCCATCAAGTGGCAAAAACCGTTACGAACTGGCAGAAATTGCGGTTATTTAAACATCTTCAGTTACTTCCATTTTCGTTTTACCAAAACAATCAATCTGGTGAAATGATGGCCAGGGTATCTGATGATCCAGACACGCTGCATAATTTCCTTGCATGGGAAGGCTCAACATTTATGGCTTCCGTTCAAGGGGTCGTTCTTTATAGTTTTGTACTTTTGTGGATTCATCCTTATCTCATGATTACGAGTGTTGTTTTAGGGATCATATTCTACTTAACATCAAATGCAGTTGGACAAAGAACACGGCAAGCTTCAGCGAATGCCAGAAAAGAAGCTTCCCGTTATTTAGAAAGATTACGCGAATCTGTAACTGGAATTCATCTCTCACGTGTCCTCGGTGTATCCGATGGAGAAGTTGAAAGCGTAGCAGAAATACGCAGATCTTTTATAAAAGAATCTCGTTATGAATTAAAAGCACGTATGCAATCAATCGTAGTTATTGGAAGCTATAACGGTCTTGCATTAGCTGTAGTTTATGGTCTTAGTGCCTATCTAATCTGGAACAACAAATTATCAACGGGTGAGATGCTTACTGCAGCAGGACTTGTAGCGATAGCTGCAAATGAAATGCAAAGAATGCTTCGAAACTGGCTTTCCGTAAGAAGAACTGGTCCTGCTCTTGATCGCTCTGAACTTTTATTAAGCGAAAAGACATCACAAGCTGAAACAGAAAAAGGAATTATCTTGCCTGAACTTGATGGTTCAATCGAATTAAAAAACGTTTCATTTGGTTATCCCGAAAAAGATGAAAAAGTCTTAAAAGGTTTGTCTTTTTCCGTAAAATCTGGAGAAGCGATTGCTCTTGTTGGACCTAGCGGATCTGGAAAGTCCACAATAGTAGACTTGCTGCTGCGTTTTTATGAGCCAGACTGTGGTTCGATACATTTAGACGGTGTTGATATTTCCACAATTGATGCCGGTTGGCTCCGCTCTCAAATCGCAATCGTTTCACAAGATGTACAGCTTAGGAATGGTACTCTTGCTGATAATTTAAGGATCGCTAAACCTGAGGCTACTGATGAAGAACTGTTAAGTGCCGTTTTTGACAGCGGATTAGGTGAATTCATTCAATCCTTGCCCGATGGATTAAACACCTCAGTAGGGGAGAGGGGAAGCTTATTATCTGGTGGTCAAAAGCAAAGGTTATCACTTGCAAGAGCACTTGTAAAAGATGCATCTATTTTAGTGCTGGACGAAGCTAGTTCTGCACTCGATCCCATCACTGAAGTGCAAGTGAATCAAGCTATTAGTAACAGAAAGTCAAAACAAACCGTCTTTATCATTTCACATAGACTTTCTACTGTCCTTGCTGCAAATCGAATTGTTGTTATTGAAAACGGAAAAATGATCGAAGAAGGTAATCATGACATGCTTCTGGAATCAGAGAATGGTGTCTATAGTCGTTTATTTAAACGCGAAGCCGAAATTGGAACCCAAGCTTTTAGCAATTAA
- the abc-f gene encoding ribosomal protection-like ABC-F family protein, protein MIICTVQNTKKMYGGNEILKNLSFEIHETDRIGIVGRNGSGKTTLFKLISGTDQPDSGSIFIKKEARVGYLVQIPDCDPQSTVYETVAAAFQQLREIEQNIQKVTLLISDPTQSDKLEKNLNKLYKLQETYEDLGGYAIDSKINGVMSGLGISHLSNQLFKDISGGEQTKVGLACLLLKEPELLLLDEPTNHLDVDTINWLENYLQKYKGAVLIISHDRYFLDQVTTKTIDIDEGECITYSCSYSQFIKEKEKNLLLEFEKYQEQQKKVKKIKESIKQLREWGARSGNEKFFRRARNMEKALHRIQNMKRPLLDKKKAAFEFNVNKRSGQDVVILEEVTKQIEDRILFNNINLQIRFGEKIALVGKNGTGKTTLIKMLQDGSVNNGHIKLGPSVSIGYLSQKGLDAPPNLSVLDIFKDKVVMEDGEARHHLAKFLFYGPAVYKKGADLSGGERTRLRLAQLVYEGFNFLILDEPTNHLDIESREALESALEEFNGTILAVTHDRYFMNKLFERTIWLEDGHLDNYTGNFSYALQKRTE, encoded by the coding sequence ATGATTATATGCACTGTTCAAAATACAAAAAAAATGTACGGCGGAAATGAAATACTAAAAAATCTTTCTTTTGAAATTCATGAAACTGACCGAATAGGAATCGTTGGCCGAAATGGCTCCGGAAAAACCACGTTGTTTAAATTAATCAGTGGAACAGATCAACCTGATTCAGGATCAATTTTTATTAAAAAAGAAGCTAGAGTCGGATATCTTGTACAAATACCGGACTGCGACCCGCAATCAACTGTTTATGAAACAGTTGCTGCTGCCTTCCAACAATTAAGGGAAATCGAACAAAACATACAAAAGGTAACTTTATTAATAAGTGATCCAACACAATCAGACAAACTGGAGAAAAATTTAAACAAATTATATAAACTGCAAGAAACCTATGAAGATTTAGGCGGATATGCTATTGACTCCAAGATAAACGGTGTAATGAGCGGCCTTGGAATCTCTCATTTGTCCAATCAATTATTCAAAGATATAAGCGGAGGGGAACAAACAAAGGTTGGGTTAGCATGTCTTCTGCTAAAAGAACCTGAATTGCTTCTTCTCGATGAACCTACTAACCATCTTGATGTCGATACGATAAACTGGTTGGAAAATTACTTGCAAAAATATAAAGGTGCAGTTCTGATCATCAGTCATGATCGATATTTCTTAGATCAAGTAACGACCAAAACAATCGATATTGATGAAGGTGAATGCATTACTTACAGTTGTTCCTATTCACAGTTCATAAAGGAAAAAGAAAAAAACCTTTTATTGGAATTCGAAAAATACCAAGAACAGCAGAAGAAAGTCAAGAAAATCAAGGAATCTATTAAACAGCTCAGAGAATGGGGAGCACGTTCTGGGAATGAAAAATTCTTTCGCAGAGCAAGAAATATGGAGAAAGCTTTGCATCGTATTCAAAATATGAAACGGCCTTTGCTCGATAAGAAAAAGGCAGCTTTCGAATTTAATGTTAATAAAAGAAGCGGGCAAGATGTCGTCATTCTTGAAGAAGTTACTAAACAAATAGAAGACCGAATCCTTTTTAATAATATTAATCTTCAAATCAGATTTGGCGAGAAGATTGCTTTAGTCGGAAAAAATGGAACTGGAAAAACAACACTAATTAAAATGCTGCAAGATGGCTCAGTAAATAACGGACATATAAAACTCGGACCTTCCGTTTCAATCGGCTACTTGTCACAAAAAGGACTTGATGCACCTCCTAATTTATCAGTTCTAGATATTTTTAAAGATAAAGTAGTTATGGAAGATGGAGAAGCGAGACATCATCTTGCTAAATTCTTATTTTACGGTCCAGCTGTTTATAAAAAAGGGGCAGATTTAAGCGGAGGAGAGCGAACACGACTAAGACTTGCTCAGCTTGTTTACGAAGGATTTAACTTTCTCATTCTCGATGAACCTACAAATCATTTAGATATTGAATCTCGTGAAGCGCTGGAATCAGCACTTGAGGAATTTAATGGTACCATCCTAGCAGTTACACATGACCGCTATTTTATGAATAAGTTATTTGAACGGACCATTTGGTTAGAAGACGGACATTTAGATAACTACACAGGCAACTTCAGTTACGCACTTCAAAAACGAACAGAATAA
- a CDS encoding ABC transporter ATP-binding protein codes for MKLLSVTLKHFKPYWRGLLLAFGCSLIGGVFTVIPPILAGKLVDDILPNKMTEMIGWLVAGVFFAFLFKIVFEALQEFIQVQIGLDVITDMQLRAFGRLHKTPMSFFTTTPRGDMLYRLTHDVEAVQNLNNTVVPRFVQQVVSAVAAFIAVFALYWPVAIVMFAVFAIYLYPSFKLGHTMRKMSAVQRDMNADIYHHLQESIESARLVRTFQTQEREVHTQDKKLTAWKNYSIRAALIGKVNWRLGNLFNIATPGVVMVVGGLAVWNNTISVGTLVACLGFIPTMFFPIRSLAENALVIQQAIPALQRIYEYFDLPIEHEEDLPKMGNIRGDIKVEDLWFRYPDKEEYVLKGVSLNMHAGQHIGIVGTSGGGKSTLIQLLLGLYEPEKGSIEIDNQNLFAYNRNSFRQQVGVVSQETFLLNNTLRMNLLYGRKDASQVELEQACEAAGLTDFIKDLPEGYETIVGERGLKLSGGQRQRVALARAILRHPALLIFDEATSSLDGETEERVQSALETLIPGRTTITIAHRLVTVRDADKILLLDKGVVAEEGTHDELLALKGQYYQLYMAQYSELEKERAI; via the coding sequence ATGAAGCTGTTATCAGTGACGCTTAAGCATTTTAAACCTTATTGGAGGGGGCTTCTGCTAGCATTTGGATGTTCGTTGATCGGTGGAGTATTCACCGTAATACCGCCAATACTTGCAGGTAAACTAGTTGACGATATTCTTCCCAATAAAATGACTGAAATGATCGGCTGGTTGGTTGCGGGTGTATTTTTTGCATTTCTATTTAAAATTGTATTTGAAGCTCTGCAAGAATTTATTCAAGTCCAAATCGGACTCGATGTTATTACAGATATGCAATTAAGAGCATTTGGACGCTTACACAAAACACCAATGTCATTCTTTACGACAACACCTCGTGGAGATATGCTTTACCGGCTCACTCACGATGTTGAAGCAGTTCAAAACTTAAACAACACGGTTGTGCCGCGTTTTGTTCAGCAAGTAGTGAGTGCTGTTGCTGCCTTTATTGCGGTATTTGCTCTATATTGGCCAGTTGCAATCGTCATGTTTGCTGTATTTGCCATTTATCTTTATCCGTCTTTTAAATTAGGCCACACAATGAGAAAAATGAGTGCTGTTCAGCGTGATATGAATGCAGATATTTATCACCATCTGCAGGAAAGCATTGAATCTGCAAGACTCGTTCGTACTTTCCAAACACAAGAGCGCGAAGTACATACACAAGATAAAAAACTTACAGCTTGGAAGAATTATTCCATTCGTGCAGCTTTAATCGGAAAGGTGAACTGGCGGCTTGGCAACTTATTTAATATCGCTACTCCGGGAGTGGTCATGGTAGTCGGAGGTCTTGCTGTCTGGAACAATACGATCTCAGTAGGTACGCTAGTTGCTTGTCTAGGTTTTATTCCAACTATGTTTTTCCCAATTCGATCTTTAGCCGAAAATGCGCTTGTCATTCAACAAGCTATTCCAGCTCTTCAGCGAATTTATGAATATTTTGATCTACCAATAGAACATGAGGAAGATCTCCCTAAAATGGGGAATATTCGCGGCGATATTAAAGTTGAGGATCTCTGGTTCCGATACCCTGATAAAGAAGAATATGTTTTAAAAGGAGTTTCCTTAAATATGCACGCTGGCCAGCATATCGGGATCGTTGGCACAAGCGGGGGAGGTAAGTCTACACTTATTCAGCTGCTATTAGGCTTATACGAACCTGAAAAAGGAAGCATTGAAATTGATAACCAAAACTTATTTGCATACAACAGAAACTCTTTTAGACAGCAGGTTGGTGTTGTATCTCAAGAAACATTCTTGTTAAACAACACACTTCGTATGAATCTATTATATGGAAGAAAAGATGCATCACAAGTAGAATTAGAGCAGGCTTGCGAAGCAGCTGGGTTAACAGATTTCATTAAGGATCTTCCTGAAGGTTATGAAACCATTGTTGGTGAAAGAGGTTTGAAACTATCTGGCGGACAACGTCAGCGGGTTGCGTTGGCTCGTGCAATTCTTCGCCATCCTGCACTTTTAATTTTTGATGAAGCCACGTCATCACTTGATGGCGAAACAGAAGAGAGAGTTCAATCTGCATTAGAAACACTAATTCCTGGAAGAACAACGATTACGATTGCACATCGCCTCGTAACTGTCAGAGATGCAGACAAAATTTTGCTTCTGGATAAAGGTGTTGTGGCAGAAGAAGGTACTCATGATGAATTATTAGCATTAAAAGGTCAGTATTATCAGCTTTATATGGCACAGTACAGTGAATTAGAAAAGGAGAGAGCGATATGA